A DNA window from Methylocystis heyeri contains the following coding sequences:
- a CDS encoding DUF1614 domain-containing protein, protein MHQSQIHYLPLPPFFYLFLIGALALVFFLIQFGVLTYAYRRIGLSANSALLLLIASLLGSYVNIAVARLPEVQTRAQEVVDFFGEHYVVPVPVDWPGTVIAVNVGGAVIPALLSLYLILRNRIWIVGPIAIGIVGAIVYVLASPVPGVGITVPFFIPLLAAAVVSLVLSWERAAPLAYVAGSLGTLIGADLMHLPQIEEIGAPIASIGGAGTFDSVFLTGVLAVLLAGIPSGWGHRSTAY, encoded by the coding sequence ATGCACCAGAGCCAGATACATTATCTTCCTCTTCCGCCCTTCTTCTATCTGTTTCTGATCGGCGCGCTCGCCCTGGTGTTCTTTCTTATTCAGTTTGGCGTTCTCACATACGCCTACAGGCGCATAGGGCTCAGCGCGAACTCGGCTCTCCTGTTGCTGATCGCCTCTCTGCTCGGCAGCTATGTCAACATCGCAGTCGCTCGATTGCCGGAAGTGCAAACGCGCGCTCAGGAGGTCGTGGATTTCTTCGGCGAGCACTATGTCGTTCCAGTTCCGGTCGATTGGCCCGGAACCGTGATCGCGGTCAATGTCGGCGGGGCGGTGATCCCTGCGTTACTGTCCCTTTACCTCATCCTTCGCAACCGCATCTGGATCGTCGGTCCGATCGCGATCGGCATCGTCGGCGCCATCGTGTACGTCTTGGCGAGTCCCGTGCCCGGCGTCGGAATAACGGTTCCCTTCTTTATCCCGTTGCTCGCCGCCGCTGTCGTGTCGCTTGTTCTATCCTGGGAGCGCGCGGCTCCTTTGGCCTATGTCGCCGGCAGTCTCGGCACGCTCATCGGAGCCGACCTGATGCATCTTCCGCAAATCGAAGAGATCGGCGCCCCGATCGCTTCGATCGGCGGCGCAGGCACATTCGACAGCGTTTTTCTCACCGGCGTGCTTGCTGTTCTTCTCGCGGGAATCCCATCTGGCTGGGGACATCGGTCGACGGCGTATTAG
- a CDS encoding manganese catalase family protein, with protein MFTHNKKLQYTVRVSEANPVLASLILEQFGGPHGELAAAMRYFTQALSEEDAGRKDMLLDIATEELSHLEIIGSVVSMLNKGVKGELAEARQAEADLYRSLTQGGDSHTQSLLYGGGPGLTNSSGVPWNAGYIDTIGDPASDLRSDIAAESRAKIIYERLINITEDPGVKEALGFLMTREIAHQKSFEKALYSIENNFPPGKLPGMPQFADLYVNASRGEGDCEGPWNKGNGWRRLDDIEANLPLDGGTGFASVQLSQTEQRDLESFSMRTESDATTGTDTGSGRMSP; from the coding sequence ATGTTCACGCACAACAAGAAGCTGCAGTACACCGTTCGCGTTTCCGAGGCCAATCCGGTCCTTGCGAGCCTTATTCTGGAACAGTTCGGCGGCCCTCACGGGGAGTTGGCGGCTGCGATGCGCTACTTCACCCAGGCGCTTTCGGAAGAGGACGCCGGACGCAAGGACATGCTTCTGGATATCGCCACGGAAGAGCTCTCCCATCTCGAGATCATCGGCAGCGTCGTGTCCATGCTGAACAAAGGCGTCAAAGGCGAACTGGCGGAGGCGCGCCAGGCCGAGGCCGATCTTTACAGGTCGCTGACGCAAGGGGGCGACAGCCATACGCAATCGCTGCTCTACGGCGGAGGGCCGGGGCTGACGAATTCTTCCGGCGTGCCATGGAACGCCGGTTATATCGACACGATCGGAGACCCGGCCAGCGATCTGCGTTCCGACATTGCGGCGGAAAGCCGGGCCAAGATAATTTATGAGCGCCTCATCAACATCACCGAGGACCCGGGAGTGAAGGAAGCCCTGGGCTTTCTCATGACCCGCGAAATCGCGCATCAGAAGTCGTTCGAAAAAGCGCTCTACTCGATCGAGAACAATTTCCCTCCCGGCAAGCTCCCCGGAATGCCGCAATTCGCGGATCTATATGTCAATGCGTCACGCGGGGAAGGCGATTGCGAAGGGCCATGGAACAAGGGGAACGGTTGGCGCAGACTCGACGATATCGAGGCGAATCTTCCACTCGACGGCGGAACGGGTTTCGCTTCCGTGCAGCTCAGCCAGACCGAACAACGAGACCTCGAGAGTTTTTCCATGCGAACCGAATCCGACGCGACGACTGGAACCGACACAGGTTCCGGGCGCATGTCGCCTTGA
- a CDS encoding ATP-grasp domain-containing protein codes for MTDRSSLIGRDVAAIVIDGSQNALSVARSLTSLGARVYCLSEPHEPVRYSKGVTRIAEGGANAASWERFLLGPESEWLRGALLLACSDQAIEFLAKKAGDLSKKFVLEEGEPETRLLLLDKFRTYRHARDAGIPTVKFEYVRSFSDMKKASGAFQFPVVLKPIHSPDADRLGGKIVIADDEDEFLRLAPLLEKGVQAVAMEFIPGGDDQLCSYYAYLDEKGHALAEFTKRVVRRSPIHTGSVSYHVTDWNPEAAALGRRLFASLKLKGIGNVEFKRDPRDGQLKIIEVNARFTLGDPLLVRSGVDLTAITVARLTGQPTPPPADYEKGLVLWIPMEDFRTFLQLWRRKEIGWGKWLAEISRARVFPYFSWRDPAPSLRHNVGRAVFVFSSWIRLAKRALTPPALESRATRSAADRSRAP; via the coding sequence ATGACAGACCGGTCTTCTCTCATCGGACGAGACGTCGCCGCAATCGTCATAGACGGATCGCAGAATGCGTTGTCGGTGGCGCGCAGCCTGACCAGCCTGGGCGCACGCGTCTATTGCCTCTCCGAACCGCATGAACCCGTGCGCTATTCGAAAGGCGTGACGCGAATTGCCGAGGGCGGCGCCAATGCGGCGTCATGGGAACGTTTCCTGCTCGGCCCGGAGTCGGAGTGGCTGCGCGGTGCGTTGCTGCTCGCGTGCAGCGATCAGGCGATAGAATTTCTGGCCAAGAAGGCCGGCGATCTGTCGAAGAAGTTCGTTCTGGAAGAGGGAGAGCCCGAGACCCGCCTGCTGCTGCTCGACAAGTTCAGAACCTACCGCCACGCCCGGGACGCGGGCATTCCCACAGTGAAGTTCGAATATGTAAGATCTTTTTCCGATATGAAAAAAGCATCCGGCGCCTTTCAATTTCCCGTGGTCCTCAAACCGATCCATTCTCCCGACGCAGATCGGCTGGGCGGCAAGATCGTGATCGCCGATGACGAGGACGAATTCCTGCGGCTCGCGCCCCTGCTCGAAAAAGGAGTGCAGGCGGTCGCCATGGAGTTCATCCCTGGAGGAGACGACCAGCTCTGCAGCTATTACGCTTATCTGGACGAGAAAGGACATGCGCTGGCCGAGTTCACCAAGCGCGTCGTTCGTCGTTCCCCGATTCATACCGGCAGCGTGAGCTATCACGTGACGGACTGGAACCCCGAGGCCGCCGCGCTGGGCCGGCGATTGTTTGCAAGTCTGAAGTTGAAAGGCATAGGCAATGTCGAATTCAAGCGCGATCCGCGCGACGGGCAACTCAAAATCATCGAGGTCAATGCGCGCTTCACGCTCGGGGACCCTCTTCTCGTCAGGAGCGGCGTCGATCTGACGGCTATCACGGTTGCGCGTCTGACGGGACAGCCGACGCCCCCGCCCGCAGACTACGAGAAAGGCCTCGTGCTTTGGATTCCCATGGAGGATTTTCGCACCTTCCTGCAACTCTGGAGAAGGAAGGAGATCGGCTGGGGCAAATGGCTGGCCGAGATCTCCCGGGCGCGCGTCTTCCCCTATTTTTCCTGGCGCGATCCCGCGCCCAGCTTGCGGCACAACGTCGGGCGAGCGGTGTTCGTCTTCAGCAGCTGGATCCGCCTGGCAAAACGCGCCCTCACGCCTCCTGCGCTGGAGAGCCGCGCCACTCGTTCAGCGGCAGATAGGTCTCGCGCTCCGTGA
- a CDS encoding glycosyltransferase family 2 protein codes for MSEATAIVTCMTDAERPFVTDALASVVSQTAACDIIVVAEEANTWIEELCVPFPGVEILRRPVGPPGACRNSGIAAAKTEFVAFLDGDDVWLPTKIEKQLNVMERGERDFVGVDHMLMTESGAVFAYALARNIPMTSSWMVRREIMLRRPFDPDLWVGEDGAWWIATLDEVEKWRVPEPLTHYRVRDGSLSGGTKSKRRKAALAELSALPLARPLLMAATWALHSVTERETYLPLNEWRGSPAQEA; via the coding sequence ATGAGCGAAGCCACGGCTATAGTCACCTGCATGACGGACGCGGAGCGGCCGTTCGTGACGGATGCTCTGGCCTCGGTCGTCAGCCAGACTGCGGCATGCGACATCATTGTGGTGGCGGAGGAAGCAAACACCTGGATCGAGGAGCTATGCGTTCCTTTTCCAGGGGTTGAGATCTTGCGCCGTCCGGTCGGCCCTCCGGGCGCCTGCCGCAACAGCGGAATCGCCGCCGCCAAAACAGAATTCGTCGCATTTCTGGACGGCGACGACGTCTGGCTGCCGACCAAGATCGAGAAGCAATTGAATGTCATGGAACGGGGCGAGCGTGACTTCGTCGGCGTCGATCACATGCTGATGACCGAGAGCGGCGCCGTTTTCGCCTATGCGCTCGCCAGAAATATACCGATGACGAGTTCCTGGATGGTCAGGCGCGAAATCATGCTGCGTCGTCCGTTCGACCCCGACCTCTGGGTCGGGGAAGACGGGGCTTGGTGGATCGCCACTCTCGACGAAGTCGAAAAATGGCGCGTCCCCGAGCCTCTCACGCATTATCGCGTCCGCGACGGCTCTCTGTCGGGAGGCACGAAGAGCAAACGCCGCAAAGCGGCACTTGCAGAATTGAGCGCCCTGCCTCTCGCGCGACCGCTTCTGATGGCGGCCACATGGGCGTTGCATAGCGTCACGGAGCGCGAGACCTATCTGCCGCTGAACGAGTGGCGCGGCTCTCCAGCGCAGGAGGCGTGA
- a CDS encoding LuxR C-terminal-related transcriptional regulator produces MAKFKSKIPTIIIAKNSLFREGLSRILSSERYEVVASTSILDIEVMSCLRQTEISLLVLGAGLDAEETAGQLNLYKDQQHNGYSVIITEQEKPLEIVSALQAGANACLTKDATSDALLKTIELVMLGETVVPQGMLSHLLKCEESWLAETGTEQISSPKPELDLVCAPHPPFDPRPPASFPQLSAQEKRILSCLIVGDSNKMIARKVDIAEATVKVHVKAIFRKLGLKNRTQAAVWALNQGSHTAGPPSQLSAPSAARLDRGPSSTPALESELQPS; encoded by the coding sequence GTGGCCAAGTTCAAGAGTAAAATCCCCACAATTATCATCGCGAAGAACAGTCTTTTTCGTGAAGGACTCTCTCGCATTTTATCATCAGAAAGATACGAAGTAGTCGCCTCTACGTCCATATTGGACATCGAGGTCATGAGCTGTTTGAGACAAACTGAAATCAGTCTCCTGGTTCTGGGCGCCGGACTCGACGCCGAAGAAACAGCAGGCCAACTGAATCTCTATAAAGATCAACAGCACAACGGCTATTCCGTCATCATTACCGAACAGGAGAAACCTCTGGAGATCGTCTCGGCGCTGCAGGCCGGCGCCAACGCCTGCTTGACGAAGGACGCCACTTCCGACGCCCTTCTCAAGACGATAGAGCTGGTCATGCTCGGAGAAACCGTCGTTCCCCAAGGCATGCTTTCCCACTTGCTCAAATGTGAAGAAAGCTGGCTGGCGGAAACTGGAACGGAACAGATATCGTCGCCGAAGCCGGAACTCGATCTGGTGTGTGCGCCCCACCCTCCCTTCGATCCAAGGCCGCCGGCGTCGTTCCCGCAACTTTCGGCGCAGGAGAAGCGAATCCTGTCCTGTCTGATCGTGGGAGACTCGAACAAGATGATCGCCAGGAAGGTCGATATCGCCGAGGCCACAGTCAAGGTTCACGTCAAAGCCATCTTCCGCAAGCTCGGATTGAAAAACCGAACGCAGGCGGCGGTGTGGGCGCTGAACCAAGGCTCCCATACAGCAGGTCCGCCGAGCCAGCTTTCGGCGCCGTCGGCGGCAAGGCTGGATCGCGGCCCATCATCGACGCCGGCTCTCGAGAGCGAGCTCCAGCCGAGCTGA